From the Triticum urartu cultivar G1812 chromosome 4, Tu2.1, whole genome shotgun sequence genome, the window TTACAGGGGAAAGATCAGCGTGAGGAGGTTGGCGGGGAATTAATTTGCCAGAGCCTGGAGGCTACCGTGGGTCGTGGAGTTCTCTAGAAGCGCGGCTCATTTTCAGGTTTGGCGGGATTGCGTGGGCGACGAATCCGGATGATACAGGCCGTTCGATTTAATAAGTTGACGGCCACAGATGATTCCATCTTGGATGTGGCGGGTAAAACAAGAGAGAAGAGGGCAGATTCAAATATTCAAAAAATCGTGTACTATAGTAGTAGAGATAGAAGGGGCCAATTGAATAGTGAATACCACATCTCGTGTGGCACGTGGACGGCGGCGCTGAGCCAGGCGCTCTTCAACGACGGCGCGTCGTGCGGTCAGTGCTACTAGATTTCTTGTGACCGCAAGCTTGCGGACCCGATGTTCTGCAAACCCGGCGTCACGGTGACAATCACGGCCACGAACCTTTGCCCGCCTAACTATGCACTCCCGAGCGACAATGGAGGATGGTGCAATCCTCCGAGGCCGCACTTCGACATGGCGCAGCCGGCCTGGGAGAAGATTGGTGTGTACAAGGGTGGCATCATCCCTATCATGTACCAGAGGTAACATCACACGAATATTTATCACTGTTATGTGCCTGTCTGCAAGTTAGTAAAGCCGATTTCTGCAGGGTTCCATGCGTGAAGAAAGGTGGGGTGAGGTTCAAGATCACTGGTCATGATTACTTTAACCTAGTTAACGTATTCAACGTGGGAGCTGCCGGATCGATCAAATCGATGGATGTCAAGACCTCTGATTCAGACGCATGGGCGCCAATGGCTCGTAACTGGGGCGCGAACTGGCAATCTCTAGCGAATCTTACCGGGAAGATGCTCTCATTCAGATTGACCAACACAGATGGGCAGACGCTTGTGTTCAACAATATTGTGCCAACTGGATGGACGTTTGGGCAAACATTTGCGAGCAAATTGCAGTTTTAACTGATCACTGCCAATGGAGCGATTTATTAGGATGTCAGTGGTTTGTGAGCATATCATCACACATTGGAGAGATGTCTGTAATTTCTTTATTTATGGTGTGGTGCTTTAAATATTAATTTTAAGCACTACTTGTGTACATATATTGATTAATTGGTTACCCTCATGTAGCTCCAATATCTTTGTACGAGTTTAACTTGTTGTACATATTTGTGTTTTTATTAATTTGGATGGTGTATATAGAACATGATTGGTTCTACCGAGTTACCTCGAATGTTTATTCTCTCGCTTTGGTTGTTCCTTAGGTGACTCAGAAATAACCATTCCAAATCAATAATAATAACCCATTAGTATAGATAATGGCCTTAGAAGCCATTGTACAATACAACCCTCAGACGGATCCCATGCCTAGAAATATTTTGGCGTGAAAAATTCTTATCAAACAAAAAAAATTCCCTTTTACCTCAGAATTGGCTTCGGTTATCATGAAAAATCCACTTCAAATAGAATATATGTAAAAGGCCTACCAAACacaaaaaggaaaagaaaatagAAACTAAAAGTGCAACAGTTAATGGGACAGTACAAGATCAACCTCGAGAATATCAGGATTAAACTCAATGAAAAGATGAGTACACAATGCATCATGGAAACTCATGGATTTTTTTGGCTCAAGAGCTTGGATGTACAAGAAAACatatcatacttagtgcaaaaatGATTAACAATAGGAAGAATTTAAGATCAAAATCCAAAACATACAAGATCATAACATGTAAGCCGCTTTTACATCGAACCATGTGCGAATGGGCGGAAAGATAAACATACGAGATTTTTTGCCTTGTTAAACTTTACATTTACCAAATATGAATTATGTCTTGATTATGGTAGGGCGCTAAGCCCCTCATACGACAATGAGGTTAGAAGGGACAATTGACACCAAGAACTCTTTGGAAATCCTTTTGTTAGTAGGTTATATTGTTACTTATTTCCAGAAGAAGACACCAATGCTATTGAGGAGGCCATGGCATTTCTCCTTTTATTAATGAGAAACTCCCCTTTAATGAAACTAAAGTGTCATACTCTCATGTTAGGCATTTTTTTATGACATGATTTCTTTGAAATCCTCTAGATTGTTTAAGGACCAGACCGTGGGGGCATATCAACCTTGTGCAATACCCTGTAAACAAAATGAGTACTCATGTTGCTCCCTCCCTGGGGAGGCATGGGTGGTAACACTAGAGGCTCAGACTCCTTCCCCTCTACCACATCCTCTACCTCGTCGTTTTCGGTAGAATATGTCGGGTAACCATCTTGGTCTATGATGGCAGTGTAGCATGATCGATGCATTGTGGTATGGCGAGCCCGATGTGGGCTAGGTGGGCCGCACCATGGTCAAGCGGTGGCACTGGTGGGCTTTGGCATGAGGCGATGGCTTGTCATCACTTCCCACTGGTAAGGATGTGGTGGTAGCAGATGGATTGGACTTAGCTCCACGATGATGCAGAAGCAATGCCAACTTCTTTTTCCACAAGGTTTATGTTTGCCCGCAGGTGCAGATGAAGTTGATGCTCTGTCTTACCACGTTGACAGTGGTTGGTCTCCCTCCCATGAGCTCATTTGGTCAAGAGGCTCAAGGCTCTAGCAGAAGTTTGATCTTTGGTGTGGGTCGATGACAATGATTATGTCACTCGAGGGCATGTTTCTCCTCCTTGGTGGCATGCTCGATTATGGCCATTCgtgtatgtggatgacatggaGGTTGTTGGTGTGGCCACTCCCTTCCCCGGCGTTTCGCGGGGTGGTCGTGTACAGTTTCGGGCAAAAGATTGGTCTTTAATGAGTTGATACCGTCAACAATGGCGCCCTTGGGTGTCATTTTCCTCATCGGAGGCGTTTCGGAGGAACCCGCACGCCACTACCTGGGTAGCGGATATATTGGTGGTTATTGTCGAGATAGGTCGGCGTTGGCGTTTTTTCtctatttctttt encodes:
- the LOC125552479 gene encoding expansin-A24-like, with amino-acid sequence MFCKPGVTVTITATNLCPPNYALPSDNGGWCNPPRPHFDMAQPAWEKIGVYKGGIIPIMYQRVPCVKKGGVRFKITGHDYFNLVNVFNVGAAGSIKSMDVKTSDSDAWAPMARNWGANWQSLANLTGKMLSFRLTNTDGQTLVFNNIVPTGWTFGQTFASKLQF